In Parasegetibacter sp. NRK P23, a single genomic region encodes these proteins:
- a CDS encoding saccharopine dehydrogenase family protein, which translates to MTNVAVIGLGKVGSLVGTLLSDLFTVTGLDQKLPYTELPFSVETGSVSDATFLESFLQSKDAVVSCLPYNLNLPVAKAAHKLGIHYFDLTEDVPTTSAIREMAETSKGVMAPQCGLAPGFIGIIGADLYNRFTKLRDVELRVGALPRYPNGLMGYSFTWSPAGVINEYINDAEVIHNGIRKMVPSLDGTEMINIEGQEFEAFSTSGGLGTMCETLEGKVDTLNYKTMRYPGHAKLMRFLLYELILKEKRELVEEILTQAKPPVREDVVYVYAVVEGWKGTEIAREEFYQAYHPITINGKEWRAISWTTAASVAAVVEMVAAGTLPQKGFIKQEEIGFEHFLNTKNGSLYKKAQQK; encoded by the coding sequence ATGACAAACGTTGCTGTTATTGGACTTGGTAAAGTAGGCTCCCTCGTGGGCACTTTGCTGAGCGATCTTTTTACCGTTACCGGCCTTGATCAGAAACTCCCCTATACCGAATTGCCTTTCTCTGTTGAAACAGGCAGTGTTTCCGATGCCACTTTCCTGGAATCTTTCCTGCAATCAAAAGACGCGGTGGTTTCCTGTCTTCCGTATAACCTCAATCTCCCCGTGGCCAAAGCCGCACACAAACTGGGTATTCATTATTTTGATCTAACGGAAGATGTTCCCACCACTTCAGCGATCCGTGAAATGGCGGAGACTTCAAAAGGGGTAATGGCACCGCAATGCGGACTGGCGCCTGGCTTCATCGGCATCATCGGTGCGGACCTGTACAACCGGTTCACCAAACTACGTGATGTAGAACTGCGTGTGGGCGCTTTGCCACGTTATCCCAACGGATTGATGGGGTATTCGTTTACCTGGTCGCCGGCCGGTGTAATCAACGAATACATCAACGATGCGGAAGTGATCCACAACGGTATCCGTAAAATGGTGCCCTCCCTCGATGGAACGGAAATGATCAATATTGAAGGACAGGAATTTGAGGCGTTCAGCACCAGTGGCGGATTGGGTACGATGTGTGAAACCCTGGAAGGAAAAGTGGATACACTGAACTACAAAACCATGCGTTATCCGGGTCATGCGAAGCTGATGCGTTTTCTCTTGTATGAACTGATCCTGAAGGAAAAAAGAGAACTGGTGGAAGAAATTCTCACCCAGGCCAAACCTCCGGTCCGCGAAGATGTTGTATATGTATATGCCGTGGTGGAAGGCTGGAAAGGAACGGAAATTGCACGGGAAGAATTCTACCAGGCCTATCACCCCATCACCATCAACGGGAAGGAATGGCGCGCCATCTCCTGGACCACAGCGGCATCTGTGGCGGCCGTAGTGGAAATGGTGGCCGCTGGTACACTTCCGCAAAAAGGATTCATTAAACAGGAAGAAATCGGCTTTGAACATTTCCTGAACACAAAGAACGGAAGCCTGTATAAAAAAGCACAACAAAAGTAA
- a CDS encoding DUF1338 domain-containing protein, whose protein sequence is MATANTPLDFVLNGLMERYRERVPHVKAITSAMVEEGIIADAADIENDHIAFRTMGVPQLGIQSFEKIFLHYGYTKRDAYHFTEKKLNAFWYAPPEPHYPRIFVSELRVNDLSAEAQKIIRSYTDEVVSDPVDSLNLNDGQAVDKFLHSALWRTPTLEDYKTLSAESEYAAWVIYNRYYLNHFTISVHNLPKGYNNVAQFNSFLEQHGFPLNDSGGKIKQSPDGGLLQSATVAGKVEATFSGGEKTMIPGSYVEFAERRVLPEFAHLPKEAVKREHRREGFEAGNADKIFESTYSTQTEREQ, encoded by the coding sequence ATGGCAACAGCAAATACACCACTGGATTTTGTACTGAACGGACTGATGGAGCGCTACCGCGAACGTGTACCGCATGTGAAAGCCATTACCAGCGCGATGGTGGAAGAAGGCATTATCGCAGATGCCGCTGATATTGAAAACGACCATATCGCGTTCCGCACAATGGGTGTGCCGCAACTGGGCATTCAGTCTTTCGAAAAAATATTCCTCCATTACGGCTATACCAAAAGAGACGCGTACCATTTTACCGAGAAAAAACTCAACGCATTCTGGTACGCTCCGCCCGAACCGCATTATCCCCGGATATTTGTGAGTGAACTGCGCGTGAACGATCTTTCAGCAGAAGCTCAAAAGATCATCCGCTCCTACACGGATGAAGTAGTTTCCGATCCGGTCGATTCCCTTAACCTGAACGATGGACAGGCCGTAGATAAGTTCCTGCACAGCGCCTTGTGGCGCACACCAACGCTGGAAGACTACAAAACGCTGTCGGCAGAAAGCGAATATGCCGCATGGGTAATCTACAACCGGTACTACCTCAACCATTTTACCATCTCCGTACACAATCTTCCGAAAGGCTACAATAACGTGGCCCAATTCAATTCGTTCCTGGAGCAACACGGGTTTCCCCTGAACGATTCGGGCGGAAAGATCAAACAAAGTCCTGATGGAGGTTTATTGCAAAGCGCCACTGTAGCTGGTAAAGTGGAAGCGACCTTCTCCGGCGGAGAAAAAACAATGATCCCGGGTTCTTATGTCGAGTTCGCGGAGCGAAGGGTGCTTCCTGAATTTGCGCACCTTCCGAAGGAAGCGGTGAAAAGGGAACACCGCCGCGAAGGATTTGAAGCCGGTAACGCCGATAAAATATTTGAAAGTACTTACAGTACGCAAACCGAGCGGGAACAATGA
- a CDS encoding SDR family NAD(P)-dependent oxidoreductase, whose protein sequence is MKNVLILGANSDVAKQTLILYVKKGYTVMAASRSTSELEAFVHLQLPGTDRVQVLYFDAVDTAGHQRFYEQLPVKPSIVVYAAGFQVTNDQALVDYAGTLRMMQVHYCGAVSILNIIAMDADNTALERIVGLSSLSGVRGRKSNFVYGSTKAAFTQYLAGLRQYLFERKIPVNVIVAGYIRSKMTKGLDLPEHLMLEPSYVAKAIVEAGSGFTIVPGFKWKIIYNILRMLPERLVAKLP, encoded by the coding sequence GTGAAAAATGTACTTATTCTCGGCGCCAATTCGGATGTGGCGAAACAGACGCTGATTCTTTACGTAAAAAAAGGATACACTGTAATGGCCGCTTCGCGGAGTACTTCGGAACTGGAGGCCTTCGTTCACCTGCAGCTTCCCGGAACAGATCGTGTGCAGGTACTTTATTTTGACGCGGTAGACACTGCGGGCCATCAGCGTTTTTATGAACAGCTTCCTGTTAAGCCCTCCATTGTTGTATACGCGGCAGGGTTCCAGGTTACGAACGATCAGGCGCTGGTTGATTATGCGGGTACGCTGCGTATGATGCAGGTACATTATTGCGGTGCGGTTTCTATCTTGAATATTATCGCGATGGATGCGGATAACACGGCACTGGAACGGATCGTTGGGTTGTCTTCACTTTCTGGTGTGCGGGGCAGAAAAAGTAATTTCGTGTATGGCAGCACGAAGGCCGCTTTCACACAATACCTCGCGGGATTAAGACAGTATTTATTTGAAAGGAAGATCCCTGTAAATGTGATTGTGGCCGGTTATATCAGGAGTAAAATGACTAAAGGATTGGACCTTCCGGAACATCTGATGCTTGAACCATCGTATGTGGCGAAGGCGATAGTTGAAGCTGGCTCAGGGTTCACCATAGTGCCTGGTTTTAAATGGAAAATCATCTACAATATTTTAAGAATGCTGCCGGAGCGGTTGGTGGCGAAGTTGCCGTAG
- a CDS encoding discoidin domain-containing protein produces MIRSLIYPLLAVAMLLSSLSMSAQNIALGKNAFSSSDEWAGNNPYLAVDGRGSSNANGTGGCNGECSRWSSGFNDDQWIYIDLAAQYQLSEVRIYWENASGRNFLVQVSNDASNWTTVHTVTNNTIYVNNFNMTGHTARYVRMFGQTRNTGYGFSIWEMEVYGTRVMSLSSNIALNAPAVASSTQHGGTGAANAVDGNGSGSQVNYYGGCTGTCTQWSSNGADDNWVYVDMGSIVTLTEVVLFWEGHNYPRSFQIQVSNDASNWTTVAALNNNYGTVNTMNVYGSSGRYVRMLGLQRNSGHYALYEMQVYNFTGILPVTFKDFTVKASGIHHELNWKVFMDGNTVFEIEKSSDARNFTTIGKVEGNGSALEQAYRFISKFPSGKTYYRLRYTEQGKAPAYSAVVSIGQEEKAALQVYPNPVTGGSFQVNLGHSTNGKVDIAIFNNAGVLVQKEHQTLNGAGSITIQKRTALVPGVYNLQILENGNLRHTRLLIAR; encoded by the coding sequence ATGATCCGTTCCCTGATTTACCCCCTGCTGGCAGTTGCAATGCTGCTCTCTTCCCTTTCAATGTCCGCGCAAAACATCGCGCTGGGCAAAAACGCCTTTTCTTCCTCCGATGAATGGGCTGGCAACAATCCTTACCTGGCAGTAGATGGAAGAGGAAGTTCCAATGCCAACGGCACAGGCGGTTGCAACGGGGAATGCTCCCGCTGGTCGAGCGGTTTCAACGATGATCAGTGGATTTACATTGACCTTGCCGCGCAATACCAGCTTTCAGAAGTAAGGATTTATTGGGAAAACGCCAGCGGAAGGAATTTCCTGGTACAGGTTTCCAATGATGCCAGCAACTGGACTACAGTACACACGGTTACCAACAATACTATTTATGTGAACAATTTTAACATGACCGGACACACCGCCCGTTATGTAAGGATGTTCGGCCAAACGCGCAATACAGGTTACGGCTTTTCGATCTGGGAAATGGAAGTATATGGCACCCGCGTGATGTCGTTAAGTTCTAATATCGCCCTGAACGCTCCTGCTGTGGCTTCTTCCACCCAACATGGCGGAACCGGTGCGGCAAATGCGGTAGACGGAAACGGAAGCGGCTCGCAGGTGAATTATTATGGCGGATGTACCGGTACATGCACACAATGGAGCAGTAATGGCGCGGACGACAACTGGGTTTATGTGGATATGGGCAGCATTGTTACGCTTACAGAAGTAGTGCTTTTCTGGGAAGGACATAACTATCCGAGAAGTTTCCAGATCCAGGTATCCAACGATGCCAGCAACTGGACCACTGTAGCCGCATTGAATAATAATTACGGCACCGTAAACACGATGAATGTGTATGGTTCTTCAGGAAGGTACGTGAGAATGCTGGGCTTGCAACGCAACAGCGGACACTACGCGCTTTACGAAATGCAGGTCTATAACTTTACAGGAATATTGCCCGTAACTTTCAAAGACTTTACTGTAAAGGCTTCCGGCATTCACCATGAACTGAACTGGAAAGTGTTTATGGATGGAAATACTGTTTTTGAGATCGAAAAAAGTTCAGATGCCCGTAATTTCACGACGATCGGAAAAGTAGAAGGCAACGGCAGCGCCCTTGAACAGGCTTATCGTTTTATCAGTAAGTTCCCTTCAGGAAAAACATATTACAGGCTGAGATATACGGAGCAGGGAAAAGCGCCTGCTTATTCTGCGGTGGTTTCAATAGGTCAGGAAGAGAAAGCGGCACTACAGGTGTATCCTAACCCGGTAACAGGCGGCAGTTTCCAGGTTAACCTGGGCCACTCCACAAATGGAAAAGTTGACATCGCCATCTTCAACAATGCCGGAGTGCTGGTACAGAAAGAGCACCAGACCCTTAACGGGGCAGGCAGCATTACGATTCAGAAAAGGACCGCGCTCGTTCCCGGCGTGTACAACCTTCAGATTTTGGAAAACGGGAACCTGCGCCATACCCGGCTGCTGATCGCACGATAA
- a CDS encoding SDR family oxidoreductase, whose translation MNLDLSGKTALVGGASQGLGAAVAQELAQLGANVILLARNEENLKRVQETLDTGLKQTHHYITADTTQPDELVQQLRAYLGEDKRVDILVNNTGGPSSGPLLSTPAIELEAAFRSHLITAHLLVQTVVEGMKKEGFGRIINILSTAVKEPIPGLGISNTVRAAVANWSKTLATELGPFGITVNNVLPGFTKTGRLNYLFGKQAEAAGTTTEKIMERNAELIPVKRLGEPEEFAAAVAFLCSPAAAYINGVNLPVDGGRLAGL comes from the coding sequence ATGAACCTTGATCTTTCAGGAAAAACGGCTTTGGTAGGTGGCGCATCCCAGGGACTAGGCGCAGCGGTGGCACAAGAACTGGCGCAATTGGGCGCGAATGTAATTTTGCTGGCAAGAAATGAAGAAAACCTGAAACGTGTGCAGGAAACGCTGGACACAGGGTTGAAGCAAACGCACCATTATATAACAGCGGATACTACGCAGCCGGATGAACTGGTACAGCAACTGAGAGCATATCTGGGAGAAGATAAGCGCGTGGATATTCTTGTGAACAATACAGGCGGGCCTTCTTCAGGGCCTTTGCTCAGCACGCCGGCCATTGAACTGGAAGCCGCTTTCCGGTCGCACCTGATTACCGCGCACCTGCTGGTGCAAACCGTGGTGGAGGGCATGAAAAAAGAAGGGTTCGGGCGAATCATAAATATATTATCCACTGCGGTGAAAGAACCCATTCCGGGACTTGGCATTTCGAATACAGTGAGGGCAGCAGTGGCCAACTGGAGCAAAACACTGGCAACAGAACTGGGGCCGTTTGGTATTACGGTGAACAATGTGTTGCCTGGCTTTACTAAAACGGGCAGACTGAACTACCTTTTTGGCAAACAGGCCGAGGCCGCGGGTACCACAACGGAAAAGATCATGGAGCGGAACGCGGAACTCATCCCGGTCAAAAGACTGGGAGAACCAGAAGAATTCGCGGCCGCGGTGGCATTCCTTTGCAGCCCGGCCGCAGCCTACATCAACGGCGTGAACCTGCCAGTGGATGGAGGACGTTTGGCGGGCTTATAG
- a CDS encoding amidohydrolase: MRKITSVFLLLLAIQGNAQEKGIRAKINAETDKVEQKVIAWRRDIHANPELGNQEFRTAEIIAKHLETLGIEVKRNVAKTGVVGILKGGLLGPVIALRADMDALPVTEKTGLPFASKATTTYNGQQTGVMHACGHDAHVAMLMGAAEVFAALRKELKGTIKFIFQPAEEGAPVGEEGGAALMVKEGVLENPRPDVIFGLHMDAQSEVGNIAYRPGGTMAGVNDLKITVKGKQAHGAYPWQGIDPVVTAAQIVTSLQTIVSRNLNVTENAGVVTIGTIHGGNRFNIIPEQVEMTGTLRFLSEADEKMIVQRIKDIAVKTGEAAGASVEVKIPYSNRYPVTYNDPVLMEKMLPSLRKTAGAEHIVLAVARTGAEDFSFYQEKVPGLFLFLGGMPKGKNKLEAPSHHTPEFFIDESGLKLGVLALVNLAFDYANQK, translated from the coding sequence ATGAGAAAAATAACAAGCGTTTTTTTACTGTTGCTGGCCATACAGGGAAACGCACAGGAAAAAGGTATCCGTGCAAAAATCAATGCCGAGACCGATAAGGTAGAGCAAAAAGTGATTGCCTGGAGAAGGGATATCCATGCCAACCCCGAACTCGGAAACCAGGAATTCCGCACCGCCGAAATAATTGCGAAACACCTGGAAACGCTGGGCATAGAAGTGAAAAGAAACGTGGCTAAGACCGGTGTGGTGGGCATTTTGAAAGGTGGGTTACTCGGCCCGGTGATAGCGCTCCGCGCGGATATGGATGCACTGCCCGTAACGGAAAAAACAGGGCTTCCGTTCGCGTCGAAAGCAACGACCACGTACAATGGACAGCAAACCGGCGTGATGCATGCCTGCGGACACGATGCCCATGTTGCCATGCTGATGGGCGCGGCCGAAGTGTTTGCCGCTCTCCGGAAAGAGCTGAAAGGAACAATAAAGTTCATCTTTCAACCCGCTGAAGAAGGCGCCCCGGTTGGCGAGGAAGGTGGCGCCGCATTGATGGTAAAAGAAGGCGTACTGGAAAATCCCCGGCCAGATGTCATCTTCGGCCTGCACATGGACGCGCAAAGTGAAGTAGGTAATATAGCCTACCGTCCGGGAGGTACCATGGCCGGCGTGAACGACCTGAAGATTACCGTGAAAGGCAAACAGGCGCATGGTGCATATCCCTGGCAGGGAATAGACCCGGTGGTCACAGCCGCGCAGATTGTCACCAGCCTGCAAACCATTGTGAGCAGGAACCTCAACGTAACCGAAAATGCAGGGGTGGTAACCATTGGTACCATCCATGGCGGGAACCGGTTCAACATCATTCCCGAGCAGGTGGAAATGACGGGCACCCTGCGCTTCCTGAGTGAAGCGGATGAAAAAATGATTGTGCAAAGAATAAAGGACATCGCGGTGAAAACCGGGGAAGCCGCCGGCGCATCCGTTGAAGTGAAAATACCATACTCCAACAGGTACCCGGTTACTTACAATGATCCCGTGTTAATGGAGAAGATGCTTCCCTCGTTAAGGAAAACTGCCGGGGCTGAGCACATTGTGCTGGCCGTTGCACGTACAGGTGCAGAGGACTTTTCTTTTTACCAGGAGAAAGTACCGGGGCTTTTTCTGTTCCTGGGTGGTATGCCAAAGGGGAAGAATAAGCTGGAAGCTCCCTCCCACCATACACCGGAATTCTTTATCGATGAAAGCGGACTAAAGCTGGGTGTACTCGCATTGGTAAACCTGGCTTTCGATTACGCCAACCAAAAATAA
- a CDS encoding SRPBCC family protein gives METILLETIINAPIEVCFDTARSIDMHLESMHHTGERAIAGRTSGYIGAGETVTWRARHLGIPFRMKVRITACQPYFLFTDEMERGPFKKMKHQHYFEETLAGVRMRDIFFFESPCGWIGKLVDRYILAPYLLKLLLRRNEVLKATAERNAIAAMARVS, from the coding sequence ATGGAAACAATACTTTTGGAAACCATCATCAACGCCCCAATCGAAGTGTGCTTCGATACCGCACGCAGCATCGACATGCACCTGGAAAGTATGCACCACACCGGCGAACGCGCCATTGCCGGCCGGACAAGCGGATACATCGGCGCTGGAGAAACCGTTACCTGGAGGGCCAGGCATTTGGGGATTCCTTTCCGGATGAAAGTCCGCATCACCGCCTGCCAACCTTATTTTCTTTTCACCGACGAAATGGAGCGTGGCCCCTTCAAAAAAATGAAGCACCAGCATTATTTTGAAGAAACCCTGGCAGGTGTAAGAATGCGGGACATCTTCTTTTTTGAATCACCCTGCGGATGGATCGGGAAGCTTGTTGACCGCTATATCCTGGCGCCTTATCTCCTGAAATTACTGCTCCGTCGCAACGAGGTGCTGAAGGCCACAGCAGAGCGCAACGCCATTGCAGCTATGGCCCGTGTTTCCTGA
- a CDS encoding TIGR01777 family oxidoreductase, whose amino-acid sequence MKYNKIVIAGGNGYLGTVFSRYYAPLSEKVLLLSRKAAPAKDNITTEVWDGREEGAWGHQLEGADLLINLCGKNVNCRYTTKNRHAIIASRITPTKLLGKVIRRLQTPPRLWINVTSATIYRHAEDHGQDEWNGEVGTGFSVEVCQQWEATFFETATPTTRKIALRMGIVLGAEDGVFPRLLRLVKWGLGGKQGNGRQMVSWIHEQDAARTTEWLLRNKTPDGVFNCTAPQPVSNAELMRTIRTEAGINIGIPTPEWLLECGARLIGTETELILKSRWVLPNRLIKSGYPFLYPDVQSATRAILQR is encoded by the coding sequence ATGAAATACAATAAAATTGTGATCGCCGGGGGCAACGGCTACCTGGGCACCGTCTTTAGCAGGTATTATGCGCCGCTTTCGGAAAAAGTGTTGCTGTTGTCCAGGAAAGCCGCGCCAGCGAAAGATAATATCACTACCGAAGTTTGGGATGGCAGGGAGGAAGGCGCCTGGGGACACCAACTTGAAGGCGCTGATCTGCTCATCAACCTTTGCGGAAAGAACGTGAACTGCCGGTACACCACAAAGAACCGGCATGCGATCATAGCTTCGCGTATAACGCCCACAAAATTGCTGGGGAAAGTGATCCGGCGTTTGCAAACTCCACCTCGTTTGTGGATCAACGTCACTTCCGCCACCATTTATCGTCATGCGGAGGACCATGGGCAGGATGAATGGAACGGGGAGGTCGGGACAGGTTTTTCAGTGGAGGTTTGTCAGCAATGGGAAGCCACGTTTTTTGAAACAGCTACGCCGACCACCCGTAAGATCGCGCTTCGGATGGGCATCGTACTGGGGGCGGAGGATGGCGTGTTCCCCCGTTTGCTCAGACTGGTAAAATGGGGTTTGGGTGGAAAGCAGGGCAATGGCAGACAAATGGTATCCTGGATACACGAGCAGGATGCAGCCCGTACCACGGAATGGCTGCTCCGAAACAAAACGCCCGACGGGGTTTTCAATTGCACCGCGCCCCAACCCGTAAGCAATGCTGAACTTATGCGTACGATAAGAACCGAAGCAGGGATAAACATTGGCATTCCCACCCCTGAATGGTTACTCGAATGCGGTGCCCGCCTTATCGGAACAGAAACAGAACTGATCCTCAAAAGCAGGTGGGTGCTCCCCAACCGGCTCATCAAAAGCGGCTATCCTTTTCTTTACCCTGATGTGCAGTCTGCAACCAGGGCCATTCTCCAACGATAA
- a CDS encoding S1/P1 nuclease codes for MKTISRLLIICICLLPSITASAWGMLGHRVTGEIAETYLSGKARKQIKAILGNESLAMASNWGDFIKSDPAYKYLDSWHYINFSKGLNYEQMVNAAESDTTPNAYNKLKFLISELKKKELPSDTKRMYLRLLIHITGDIHQPMHVSRAEDLGGNRIRLMWFNQPSNLHRVWDDHLPEYQNLSYTEYTRAINFTNKDTRKKWQAQPITEWLYESYSISAELYEEIKSPEQNLSYNYNFKHVETLNNRLLKGGVRLAGLLNEIFG; via the coding sequence ATGAAAACGATATCCAGACTCTTAATAATTTGTATATGCCTTCTCCCTTCCATTACCGCTTCCGCCTGGGGTATGTTGGGGCATCGTGTGACCGGGGAAATCGCCGAAACCTATCTTTCCGGAAAAGCCCGCAAGCAGATAAAGGCAATACTGGGGAATGAAAGCCTGGCCATGGCCAGCAACTGGGGTGATTTTATTAAATCCGATCCCGCATACAAATACCTGGATTCCTGGCATTACATTAATTTCAGCAAAGGGTTGAACTACGAGCAGATGGTGAATGCCGCGGAAAGCGACACTACCCCTAACGCTTATAATAAATTGAAGTTCTTAATCAGTGAACTGAAAAAGAAGGAACTTCCATCAGATACAAAAAGGATGTACCTGCGCCTTCTCATTCATATTACCGGAGATATCCATCAGCCCATGCATGTGAGCCGCGCTGAAGACCTGGGCGGGAACAGGATCAGGCTGATGTGGTTCAACCAGCCTTCTAACCTGCACCGGGTTTGGGACGATCATTTGCCGGAATACCAGAACCTGAGTTATACAGAATACACCCGTGCCATCAATTTCACGAATAAGGATACACGTAAAAAATGGCAGGCGCAGCCCATTACCGAATGGCTCTATGAATCCTACAGCATCAGCGCTGAACTCTATGAGGAAATCAAAAGCCCGGAGCAGAACCTCAGCTATAATTACAACTTCAAACATGTTGAAACACTCAACAATCGCCTGTTGAAAGGTGGTGTAAGGTTGGCGGGCTTGCTGAATGAAATTTTCGGATAG
- a CDS encoding DUF1543 domain-containing protein, whose protein sequence is MNQKLFMVIMGATPEGRRTEQHDVFFGIAPALKDLVPAMKEAWPEAKGRIHIDSWREVTLVDGFTIEVMERKDLPEYTLQERVFFLNLGGYKPGDMEEYHYKMLVVAPDAGKAVQQGKSTAFYQHTGFSGATAHIDDKYGIDVDDVYQIEDILPGSMREKYQLRLQPAPSNHPQDELHIGYLKLDKLLKG, encoded by the coding sequence ATGAATCAAAAATTATTCATGGTCATCATGGGCGCGACTCCCGAAGGGAGGCGCACCGAGCAACACGATGTTTTTTTCGGGATAGCGCCGGCGTTAAAAGACCTGGTTCCTGCCATGAAGGAAGCCTGGCCCGAAGCTAAAGGGCGTATCCATATTGATTCCTGGCGGGAAGTGACGTTGGTGGACGGTTTCACCATTGAGGTAATGGAAAGAAAAGATTTACCGGAATACACCCTGCAGGAACGTGTATTTTTCCTGAACCTGGGCGGGTACAAACCCGGCGACATGGAAGAGTACCATTACAAAATGCTGGTAGTGGCGCCGGATGCGGGAAAAGCCGTTCAGCAGGGAAAGTCGACCGCCTTCTATCAACATACCGGTTTTAGTGGCGCAACCGCCCATATCGACGATAAGTACGGGATTGATGTGGATGATGTGTACCAGATAGAAGATATTCTTCCCGGTTCCATGAGGGAAAAGTACCAACTTCGCTTACAGCCAGCACCCTCAAATCATCCTCAGGATGAATTGCACATCGGCTACCTGAAACTGGATAAACTACTGAAAGGATAA